The Gasterosteus aculeatus chromosome 12, fGasAcu3.hap1.1, whole genome shotgun sequence DNA window aagcAGGGCGGGCCAGAGGAAGACTTAGCAGGACGGGCGCCTTTGACACCTGGCCACACGGAACTCACCTCCGGGCTCCGGGACGCACGGATCATTCACATTACAGGACATTTCACTTAAGGTCTGCGATGCGTGACTCGTTtcccaagagaaaaaaaaaaaacctcggcGTCCTCCGACGGGGCTCAGGATTAAAAACCGGAAACTCACCCGATGAATTCTCGGTGAAGACCGCCAGCGTCTGACCTCCCACCGTCTGCATGGTGAACGGGTGCTCGCGAGGCGCCGACACAGACTTGTCCTCGATGCCCTCGATCACGGTCAGCTCTTCGTTCAGAGTGAAAGACACCTGTGAAGAGCAGCGTCCTTCAGTTAACACGCTCAGCGTAAATCATCCATCAGCTAAATGTCACAGGAGAAATGTGAGAATCTGATGGTGGATTGCACATTTACTGTCTTCAGCCTTTATAAAGAAATTCACATTTTGTCTAAAACTACGTAGTGTAGAACATCTCAGGTAGATAAGTACTTATGAATGATTGTGTCATAACACGTTTCCAACATCACTTACCTCTGCTTTTCCTTGGTTTCCTTTCCTTGGAGATCCACAGAATGAGAACATTAGAATGAATTCATTAGCAGGAAtagttattattagtagtagtagtagtagtagaataACACAAGCATTACTTGTATTACACTCTAGTTAACACAATCGGTTCACCTTCCAAACTATAATAACCATCACATGATGTAAACTGAGGTTAACTGCTCTTCCAGTGATGTTCAGTTGTTTCACCTACTTGGATATTCGCAGTTTGCCGACGTCTCCTCTGCCGGTCGCTTTGGCCCATTGCTGAGAGAGATATTTGGGTACCTGCACAAAGAGACGTGACCCTTACGACCTTACGGGGGTGCTTTCAACCTTTCAGTATTGATGGAAGAGCTAACCCTTTCACACGTGGTCAACACATGTTACTACGATGGGTAGCCGAGACCAGTTTCATGTAAGTTAGCTAACCAACACGTATTGAATTTAGCTTCATTCGATCGATGCTAAGCTACGTCGTGCTAGCATTGGGTCGCTTTCTGTTATGTAACGTTACGCACCTTTACAAGCCACACACCCGTGTTCTGCTTGGCACCAGTTAAATCCACTTCTCCTTTGTCTGACATGCTTTAAAATGATGCTTCTGGCAGTTTAAAACGTGCTGGGTTGCATTAGACTGTAGTTAACGACGCACACCACACGCATGCGCAAAAGAAATTATGAAAGTACGGCGAGCCAGAAGCTTCATATCAGTGTGCGCCTTCTTCAATTTTTCCCCCAaaagacacacgcgcacacacacacacacacacgaaacatAAATGGTTTGAACACATTTAATGAACctaaaaaatgcaaatatgtcTATTGGACACATACAGAATATATGAGAGTATTCAACGTGATACATTTTACGCAAATCTATACAGTacgacattttgaaaaaaaacaaatcactaTATGAATTCAAGTAAAATATGTAATTTATTTCCCCAATATTTCCACCTGTCTGCTGAAAAAATACAAGCTCCACTGGCTGCTGCTTTATTACAGCTTAAAACACAAGCTTTCCACCACGTCGGTGTAATTTCCTACAAATTGCCATTTCTTTAATATACTTTTTGGTTAAGTTAAGCTGAATTCTACTTTCCCCTTTTTTGTAACAAAAGAATCCGTACAAACAGTCCATATTTTTACAAAACCTCTATGGAAAAATCGACGTCTAGTCAATGGCAGTTCgccattgaaaagaaaaaacgcaaACATATTGACAATGTCACAGGAACATTCGGTCGCTGCTGTGGGAGAATCGCGTGTTCAGTTCCTGAGATTTCTTCAACAGCCGCTGCTTCTGCGCTTCATCGAAGCGATTCACCTGCAGGTCTTCCTCCCGATCGAATGCTCTCCTCTCCACTGGTTTGTCGGCCTTCTCCTTTGCTTTTTCCTTTATCTTCTTTGTGTGCATACTGACCAGAGACTCAGCACGTTTAGACTCCTGATAAGGTGGGGCGGATGGAATAACTTTAGTCCGGTTTAATGGGATCTAATGGGATCATTGCATCTGGCATTCATTCAACACGTGGACAATACCACTTACGTTATACTTCGACACTTTTTTGGCCATTTCCACATCCTTTTGGGAGATTAGCGGGACGtcgtctgcctcctcctcacccttcttctttttctcaagGCGTTCCTATCGGTCAAGAATAAACCAATGAAATGCAGCGAGAAAATATTCAAGCCACAAAAGGAGGAATTATTTCGCATTCAATACCTCGAGCTTGCGCTCCCGGTCTGCTGGCGTATCCGTCCAAATAGAGCGATCCTTGTTCTTCGGACCGGACTTCTTCTTGAAGGTCCGAGCCCCCAGGCCGATGTGCTGCAGTTCTGGTGGAAGCTCCGTCATCCACGTTTCTCTGGCCACCACCTCGGGAGTGTTCTGTTCACACGGAAATACATGCAGGGAAAAATGCCTATAGCGGGAGGAGGAAAACTTTGAAAGACATGAAAGATTTTCTGTGCCGTTTGACTACTCCCTCTTTAAAAACCCTTCGGTCTGCATTTAACTAAATGATAAGATGAGGACTCACATCTCCGGTCAGCTTGTCTTTCATCCGGCGCGCTCTGCGCTCAAAGTCCAGGGCCACAGAGTCCTCGATGGGGCCTGTGGGCGGCATGGGCCCAATCACGTCCTCGTCCCCGCTGCTGGAGGACTCCGCCTGGTACCCGGGGGGCAGGGCGGGCCCTGGGAAATCCTCTCCATCTTCATCGTCGTTATCATCGTCGTCTTCATGAGCTGCCCTGCGAAACCCAGGAGGCAACGCTGGTCCCAGCACGGGGGGCCTGAGGCAACGCAATGCGGTTACGGCTCACACACCTTTATCCGCAACACAAATAATCACCTTGCTTACCTTTCTGGTGAACTTTGTTGTTTCCTGAATCCTGGTGGTAATGCTGGTCCAAAAAAACCATCATCTCCTGTTTCTTTAACCTTTATGTTCTCCACCctgataacaacaacaaaaaacaaaacattctagCGTTTTGTTTGTCGGGGCATTCATTTTTATAACTTGTGGTCCACCAATAAACCTACTTTTCTGCAGATCTTTCTGCAGCGGTGTGTTTCGTTCTGGCTCTTTTGGGGGACACTTCGTGTTCACTGTCATCCGAGGAGCTCGAAGATCCTGCGCGTTTATACCCGGGAGGCAAAGCAGGGCCAGAGACTAAAACAGAACCAGGCAAATAACACGCACTACCATGGAAAGAGCACCGAGATGCCGACCGTACATGTGATCCAAAGCAACTGTGGGATAGGACCCTATGACGTTACTTACATCCATCCTCATAATCAGAGTCTTCGTcgctctcttcctttttaaaCATCCGGGGCACAGCGGGGCCGATCGCTCTATCAGACGACATAATTGACACGGATGACTCGAGTTCACGTTGCTTACACTCACTCGCGTAGTTTAACGTAGTCGATTTCTATTAGACgtttttaaaataagaaaaggctGCCCCGTGGACCAGAGAAACCTCGAAGCGCGAATTTGACCTTTTACCCCGGAAGTTAAACAGTATTTAAGTGAAGTCAAGTTAGCAGCATAACACACTGTTGTTGCACTGCCAGAATAAAAGCACAAGCCATACAATGTACTTTATTTGATACACTATTGTACCTTATCGTGAGTGTTACTTTGGCACACTACAATTCAGACAGTATCGTTAA harbors:
- the gpalpp1 gene encoding GPALPP motifs-containing protein 1, producing MSSDRAIGPAVPRMFKKEESDEDSDYEDGFSGPALPPGYKRAGSSSSSDDSEHEVSPKRARTKHTAAERSAEKVENIKVKETGDDGFFGPALPPGFRKQQSSPERPPVLGPALPPGFRRAAHEDDDDNDDEDGEDFPGPALPPGYQAESSSSGDEDVIGPMPPTGPIEDSVALDFERRARRMKDKLTGDNTPEVVARETWMTELPPELQHIGLGARTFKKKSGPKNKDRSIWTDTPADRERKLEERLEKKKKGEEEADDVPLISQKDVEMAKKVSKYNESKRAESLVSMHTKKIKEKAKEKADKPVERRAFDREEDLQVNRFDEAQKQRLLKKSQELNTRFSHSSDRMFL